tgcgggtctttacagtggagtgatcgagtcgcacagatatgtttgccgcactccatgaatcagaagtctgcgtctcacgactagtctcgataaactgaatcatgggcctgtcgcaacattgtgggatgctttttcatgaccaaacatttggcagtctggaaataaagtaaaagtcattcatacttaacgtaaaaaacaacaaaatttgtttgcaataagaaaagcatatattcactagattaagtgttcacaaaaaataatatttctgaaaataaaattgcaagaacgatagtttgacagtgaaaagtattcatgttttatgcatcataaataaacaatcacattaaaacactgaaaaacaacttttcatataaaataatataatggagcaaagagaatgctttttttcacTATATGACTCATTAATaacttaaaatatgagtaatcttcttgtttaaccttttttcagggttatttgacaaaagtgggactctataaaACAGTTTGATCCTaaggttatgatattacatatgaaatatcatgtcctttacaaattaaaaaaaaatgcaaggctctaaaaaccaatgcaccaacagaaaggtacgatgattatattctacaatctcccattattttgttgaataaaagttaatgcagatctttactaagcaaactagagctttgtcacagacgtgacaaatatcCCCActtgccgcattgacacagactattttgcatgctgtcttcacaaaacaagagaatcaaatttatggcaatttttaagaatgataatgccattatcatttatggccatttcgacctttgagctcttgaattctttagcatgacatgcagtccaaatttatggccatttttttacttttgaaatccaagtgtgacctagaccttggagttatcgacataattctttcgcatgacacattgtccaatgactgtgaacaaatgtaccatgtatttttaaaatctcacaataaatgacatagttatggcccggacaggatcatttatggccaattttgacctttgaactcacagtgtgaccttgacgttgcagataaagacgtaattctttggcgcgacacaccgtccaataatggtgaacaaatatgccaaatgattttaaaatctcaccatgaacaacatagttatggcctggaaaagctcatttatggccttttttacctttgaactcaaagtgtgaccttgaccttggagctATCGACGTAATTCAcgcgacacacagtccaatgatggtgaacaactgtgccaaatgattttaaaatctcacaatgaatgacatagttattgcccagacaagctcatttatggccatttttaatctttgaactcaaagtgtgaccttgaccttcgagatattgaagtaattcttttgcgcgacacaccgtcccatgatggtgaacaaatttgccaaatgatttaaaatctcacaataaatgataaagttatggcccggacaagcatttgacacttgaactccaagtgtgaccttgatcttggaaatatcgacgtacttttttcaggcaacacaccgttccatgatggtgaacaaatgtaccaagttattttaaaatctaacgataaatgaaatagttatggtccggacaaactttcggtttaaaacacactaagtgaccccgtgacctagtttttgacccagcatgacccatattcaaacttggcctaaacatcatcaagatacaacttgtgaccaagtttggtgaagatcgaatgaaatttcgggacagaccgaccgacagtacgacaaagtgacacctatatagaaatataaagctaatttattaccatcaatgaaaacactccacagctgtttccatggcgctgtttgttgcaaggtggcgctttgaactctgaactgaatttttccaagccatctttcacaatttgcgctcgttgacacatgaactggctgcaacaaatattttgttggtaaaaatcaacaaaaatcatgtgcctatatacttaagcggtactttatctataccaaattgttttggtaatcagttttcaaacatatatatatatgtgaatctattaacacattatttgaaacacataagtgtgagagataggacacaataataaagAAGAATTAACTAAGAAAgaaagcttaaatttatatatagcctatcatttttaaagtgttggtggtcattacaagttaatatttaagataaagatccaaacatagaaaacaaataagatttacagagttttttgaatatcttgtttggtatattgcctgatgaatgataacaggaactggccaaaaaagctccctaaatgtgaccttttatctcttgttaaagcatgcgctgcagcttctctacatggagaacatatgtggtaagctatattaaaaatggcatattcaattatcgaatcacagtttggataagctcagagacacacataaaatgcacatacaccaactgctactgtgactgctatatcaagcaggtaagacaaaaaatgactaacagctttgaaccttaccagaacaaatcgaacaaggccttgttgttaccacccaaTGAGTCGTAAATGGTAACAGTCCTGGACATAacacttgcaaccagcaaaacccagtgattgttgcctttacattgtggcagcataagtagatcatacatattgaagtccacctacaaaatgtgaaaataCTTGTATAATGTACCTTAAACAACGAatacattactaaacagtgagaaatttgctcaaatt
This is a stretch of genomic DNA from Dreissena polymorpha isolate Duluth1 chromosome 7, UMN_Dpol_1.0, whole genome shotgun sequence. It encodes these proteins:
- the LOC127838075 gene encoding sentrin-specific protease 1-like, with protein sequence MLPQCKGNNHWVLLVASVMSRTVTIYDSLGGNNKALFDLFCQFMCQRAQIVKDGLEKFSSEFKAPPCNKQRHGNSCGVFSLMTAKCLVMKKHPTMLRQAHDSVYRD